The following are encoded in a window of Gammaproteobacteria bacterium CG11_big_fil_rev_8_21_14_0_20_46_22 genomic DNA:
- a CDS encoding recombinase has translation MGNYISATLIKTLKPKDKHYDVRDKSLKGFLIRVNPSGNMSYVIQYWRSKRMHIGKVGVLKPEKAREKATQLLGLAASGEDPKNTKYNYRDTSPTIKEFLEQDYQPWVEAHNVAGDEAVKTIKRHFSGFFDKSLDQIKLQDVERLRTKLIAEQKPNSINRVISDFRSLFSKALEWDVIKKHPLSD, from the coding sequence ATGGGAAATTATATTAGCGCTACGCTAATCAAAACCTTAAAACCAAAAGACAAACATTACGATGTCAGAGATAAAAGCCTGAAAGGTTTCTTAATCAGGGTAAATCCATCAGGCAATATGTCATACGTCATCCAATATTGGCGCAGCAAAAGAATGCATATCGGTAAAGTCGGTGTTCTTAAGCCTGAGAAAGCAAGAGAGAAAGCAACGCAATTGCTGGGTTTGGCTGCATCAGGAGAAGACCCAAAAAATACCAAATACAATTACCGTGATACTTCCCCCACAATTAAAGAGTTTTTAGAACAAGACTATCAACCTTGGGTAGAAGCACATAATGTGGCAGGTGATGAAGCGGTCAAAACAATTAAACGGCATTTTAGTGGTTTTTTTGATAAATCACTAGATCAAATTAAGTTACAAGATGTTGAGCGTTTACGTACAAAGCTTATTGCAGAACAAAAACCGAATTCTATTAATCGGGTAATCTCTGATTTTCGCTCACTCTTTTCAAAAGCGCTTGAATGGGATGTTATCAAAAAACACCCTTTGTCTGATC
- a CDS encoding DNA-binding protein produces the protein MNHESHLHTLNEKEAAKYIGMSVSYLQHDRCYGFGDTRGPVYVKLGRSVRYLRSDLDDWILKQRVDRIN, from the coding sequence ATGAATCATGAGAGTCATTTACATACCTTAAATGAAAAAGAAGCGGCTAAATATATCGGCATGAGTGTATCCTATTTGCAGCATGATCGCTGCTATGGATTTGGCGACACAAGAGGGCCGGTTTATGTTAAGCTGGGGCGGTCAGTGCGATACTTAAGATCTGATTTGGATGATTGGATTTTGAAGCAACGAGTTGATCGTATTAATTAG
- a CDS encoding oxidoreductase, giving the protein MRDQSPINSGFNALSTASDVLAGLDLSGKTAVVTGGHSGLGLESTKALASAGAKVIVGARDVAAAEESLGGLPSVTVLELDLSDLESVKRFARNITDSRVQVDILICNAGVMACPEKRVGPGWESQFATNHIGHYVLTNLIWDSLKDGARVVCVSSAGHHLSPIRWDDIPFEKEPYDKWVAYGQSKTANALFALQLDEYGKARNIRAFSLHPGKIKTPLQRHLDMDEMVAAGWVDKDGNVVDPEFKSPAQGAATQIWVATSPKLDGMGGLYCEDCEVAQGYPKPTEDFRGVCAHATNLDEARKLWEFTSELTGVNAFAETHACRP; this is encoded by the coding sequence ATGAGAGATCAATCACCTATTAATTCTGGATTTAATGCATTATCAACGGCTTCAGACGTATTAGCAGGTTTGGATTTATCGGGTAAAACAGCAGTCGTTACCGGTGGCCATTCAGGGCTCGGCCTTGAGTCAACAAAGGCTTTAGCGTCTGCTGGGGCTAAAGTGATAGTTGGTGCGCGCGATGTCGCTGCTGCTGAAGAAAGCTTAGGTGGTTTGCCCAGTGTCACCGTCTTGGAGTTAGATTTATCTGACTTAGAGAGCGTTAAGCGATTTGCACGAAATATTACTGATTCAAGGGTTCAAGTAGATATATTAATTTGCAATGCGGGTGTTATGGCTTGTCCAGAAAAAAGAGTGGGGCCGGGCTGGGAGTCACAGTTTGCAACGAACCATATTGGTCATTATGTATTAACCAATTTAATTTGGGATTCTTTGAAAGATGGTGCTAGGGTTGTTTGTGTTTCATCGGCGGGTCATCACCTTTCACCGATACGTTGGGACGATATCCCTTTCGAAAAAGAGCCTTATGATAAATGGGTGGCTTATGGTCAATCTAAAACAGCAAATGCTTTATTTGCGTTACAGCTTGATGAGTACGGCAAGGCACGTAATATCCGTGCTTTTTCGTTACACCCTGGAAAAATTAAGACGCCCTTGCAGCGGCATCTTGATATGGATGAGATGGTTGCCGCAGGTTGGGTTGATAAGGATGGCAATGTCGTTGACCCTGAGTTTAAATCGCCTGCGCAAGGTGCTGCCACACAAATATGGGTAGCAACGTCACCTAAGCTGGATGGAATGGGTGGACTATACTGTGAGGACTGTGAAGTGGCTCAAGGTTATCCTAAACCAACCGAGGATTTTCGTGGTGTTTGTGCGCATGCGACTAACCTTGATGAAGCACGAAAGCTTTGGGAGTTTACGTCTGAGTTAACAGGGGTTAATGCTTTTGCTGAAACTCATGCGTGTAGACCTTAA
- a CDS encoding VOC family virulence protein: MKISHIDHVVMTVKDIEATCRFYWDILGIPSITYKETRKSLWLGTQKINLHPHGSEYTPHANVTSPGTLDLCFITENTIHEVVAHLNAQNIPIEESPVETNGARGKMCSVYFRDPDLNLIEIARYTHINK, from the coding sequence ATCAAAATCAGCCACATCGATCATGTCGTCATGACCGTTAAAGACATTGAAGCCACTTGTCGCTTTTATTGGGATATCTTAGGCATTCCTTCAATTACCTATAAAGAAACTCGAAAGTCGTTGTGGCTCGGCACACAGAAAATTAATTTGCATCCACATGGTAGCGAATACACACCGCACGCCAATGTAACCTCACCCGGCACATTAGATCTGTGTTTTATTACTGAAAACACTATCCATGAAGTCGTTGCTCACTTAAACGCTCAGAACATTCCTATCGAAGAAAGCCCAGTTGAAACCAATGGTGCACGAGGTAAAATGTGTTCAGTTTATTTTCGTGATCCAGATCTCAACCTGATTGAAATTGCACGGTATACGCACATTAACAAATAG